Proteins from one Tsuneonella aeria genomic window:
- a CDS encoding extensin family protein, with product MKFSWFDSLAIAALMLGAVLLGAKAWLDAHPEHNPWAPLDLRDPLGWATARKLAALRTDGPACRAVLERSDVAFTALDPAGAGACARPDRIVGDDFPLAPGRPVTTCAVAAAFARWVESGVRPAAEETLGSPLDRIEHYGTYSCRRLYGRSSGAWSEHATGNAIDIAAFVTEDGQRVSVLRDWPGDGAKAAFLRRVRDHACESFGTVLSPKYNAAHADHLHLDQAARGFGRVCR from the coding sequence ATGAAATTCAGCTGGTTCGACAGCCTGGCGATCGCCGCATTGATGCTGGGTGCCGTGCTCCTCGGCGCGAAAGCCTGGCTCGACGCCCATCCCGAACACAATCCGTGGGCGCCGCTCGACTTGCGCGACCCGCTGGGCTGGGCGACGGCGCGCAAGCTCGCCGCCCTGCGCACGGACGGGCCAGCCTGCCGCGCCGTCCTGGAGCGGAGCGACGTGGCATTCACTGCGCTCGATCCGGCGGGCGCGGGTGCATGTGCCCGGCCGGACCGGATCGTGGGAGATGATTTCCCGCTGGCCCCCGGCCGTCCTGTCACGACATGCGCAGTGGCGGCTGCCTTCGCCCGGTGGGTGGAGAGCGGGGTGCGCCCCGCGGCGGAAGAAACGCTCGGCTCACCCCTGGACCGGATCGAGCATTACGGCACGTATTCCTGCCGTCGCCTCTATGGCCGGTCGAGCGGCGCTTGGAGCGAACACGCCACCGGCAACGCGATCGATATTGCGGCGTTCGTCACCGAAGATGGGCAGCGCGTTTCGGTGCTGCGGGACTGGCCGGGCGATGGGGCCAAGGCCGCCTTTCTCCGCCGGGTGCGCGATCATGCCTGCGAAAGCTTTGGCACGGTGCTGAGCCCGAAATACAACGCCGCGCACGCCGATCATCTGCACCTGGATCAAGCCGCGCGGGGATTCGGCAGGGTCTGCCGGTAA
- a CDS encoding error-prone DNA polymerase, which produces MPENDFQIPRRRIEADPDLIDAPPRAPFVELGVTSCFSFLRGASLPVDLVERAWRLGYDAVGIADANSMAGVVRIHGAARTLKLTPVIGCRIETIEGLAFLAYPTDRAAYGRLCRLISAGRMRTIDGEWQDKGACHISLPMLAQHAEGVQLILLPPRDLADAFTIPVANNVVPLRRADSATDLAEDAETRNAIAFADILPHLTRQFPTLRHLAASYLYTGDDIARIDRLDALAKANGLALLATNDVHYHVQQQRPLHDVMTAIRHKTTVADTGHLLHPNAERHLKSPTEMVALFGRWPHAIAASRAVADACRFSLEELKYEYPKRDYPQGMTSQEYLVDRTMKGAEWRYPDGIPRAVRDTLQREFSVIGKLSIAQYFLTIKEIVDFARSQDPPILCQGRGSAANSAVCFCLGITEVDPAEHQLLFDRFLSEERNEPPDIDVDFEHERREEVIQWIYRTYGRQHAGLCATVIHYRPRMAIREVGKAMGLSEDVTASLARTVWGGHGREIDEDHVRRETGLDLSDPYLRRVLKLTRQMIDMPRHLSQHVGGFILTDCPLVETVPIGNGAMPDRSFIEWDKDDIDELGIFKVDILALGMLSCIRKALELVGTHHGVSHTMATLPQEEPAVYDMLCEGDSLGVFQVESRAQMNMLPRLRPREFYDLVVQVAIVRPGPIQGDMVHPYLKARREHRQGRTDFNLPSPSPDHGPADELSSILGRTYGVPIFQEQAMKIAIDAAKFSNADANRLRKAMATFRSRGMVNEHQDMMVGRMIARGYDPEFAHNCFNQIKGFGEYGFPESHAASFAHLVYVSSWLKCHYPAAFAAALLNSQPMGFYAPAQIVRDAEEHGVVVLPIDVNHSEWDCTLEPVPHACPSRPRPRKNGERWRHDGGWGLRLGLRQIDGLPEFVAARLVAAREAEGQFRDVRDVRDRAGIAAAHVERLAAADCFGSLDLPRRQALWNARTLVGAGDLPLFAAAREREEGAERKATRLPAMTLAEEVVADYQTHRLSLKAHPLSFLRPSLTARGFVRADDLRDRKFRSMVNVAGVVLIRQRPGSAKGVCFITLEDETGVINLVVWPDMMEKYRKVIMGARLMEVRGRVEYDDEVIHVIVHHLTDATHALHCLSDELIKTPIARADHCNNPLPARISPAGEGRDGAVPTVPPCEPPSPGNRDCGFTGGHPRDARIVPKLLPLPPSRDFH; this is translated from the coding sequence ATGCCCGAAAACGATTTCCAGATTCCCCGCCGGCGGATCGAAGCCGATCCCGACCTGATCGACGCGCCGCCGCGCGCGCCCTTCGTCGAACTGGGGGTGACAAGCTGCTTCTCGTTCCTGCGCGGTGCGTCGCTTCCCGTGGACCTGGTCGAACGCGCCTGGCGGCTTGGCTATGACGCGGTCGGCATCGCGGACGCCAATTCGATGGCCGGGGTGGTTCGCATCCATGGCGCGGCGCGGACGCTCAAGCTCACGCCGGTCATCGGCTGCCGGATCGAGACGATCGAAGGGCTGGCGTTCCTGGCCTATCCCACCGATCGCGCGGCCTACGGACGATTGTGCCGGCTGATCTCGGCCGGGCGGATGCGCACGATCGACGGCGAATGGCAGGACAAGGGCGCGTGCCACATATCGCTTCCGATGCTCGCCCAACATGCGGAAGGCGTGCAGCTTATCCTGTTGCCGCCGCGCGATCTGGCGGATGCGTTCACGATCCCGGTTGCGAACAACGTCGTTCCCTTGCGCCGCGCGGATTCGGCAACGGATCTGGCAGAGGACGCCGAGACGCGGAACGCGATCGCGTTTGCCGACATCCTCCCCCACCTGACGCGGCAGTTCCCCACGCTGCGCCATCTTGCCGCCAGCTATCTTTATACCGGTGACGATATCGCGCGGATCGACCGGCTCGATGCGCTCGCGAAGGCGAACGGTCTTGCGCTGCTCGCCACCAACGACGTGCATTATCACGTGCAGCAACAGCGCCCCTTGCACGACGTGATGACAGCGATCCGGCACAAGACCACGGTGGCGGATACCGGCCACCTGCTCCATCCCAATGCCGAACGGCATCTCAAATCGCCAACCGAGATGGTCGCGCTGTTCGGCCGCTGGCCTCACGCCATCGCGGCATCGCGCGCGGTGGCCGATGCCTGCCGGTTCAGCCTCGAGGAACTGAAATACGAATACCCGAAGCGCGATTACCCCCAGGGCATGACGTCGCAGGAATACCTGGTCGACCGGACGATGAAGGGGGCCGAATGGCGCTATCCAGACGGGATACCCCGGGCCGTTCGGGACACGCTTCAACGCGAATTCAGCGTGATCGGGAAGCTTTCGATCGCGCAGTATTTCCTGACCATCAAGGAAATCGTCGATTTCGCGCGCAGCCAGGATCCGCCCATCCTGTGCCAGGGACGCGGCAGCGCGGCCAATTCGGCGGTATGCTTCTGTCTCGGCATAACCGAGGTCGATCCGGCCGAGCATCAGTTGCTGTTCGACCGTTTCCTGTCCGAGGAACGCAACGAACCGCCCGATATCGACGTCGATTTCGAACACGAACGGCGCGAGGAAGTGATCCAGTGGATTTATCGCACATATGGCCGCCAGCACGCGGGCCTGTGCGCGACCGTGATCCACTACCGCCCCCGAATGGCGATACGCGAAGTCGGCAAGGCGATGGGGCTGAGCGAGGACGTGACCGCTTCGCTCGCACGCACCGTGTGGGGCGGACACGGACGCGAGATCGACGAGGACCATGTCCGGCGCGAAACGGGGCTCGACTTGTCCGATCCCTATTTGCGGCGGGTTCTCAAGTTGACGAGGCAAATGATTGATATGCCACGGCATCTCAGTCAGCACGTCGGTGGTTTCATCCTCACCGACTGCCCGCTGGTCGAAACCGTTCCCATCGGCAACGGCGCGATGCCCGATCGCAGCTTCATCGAATGGGACAAGGACGACATCGACGAACTGGGTATCTTCAAGGTCGATATCCTTGCGCTCGGCATGTTGAGCTGCATCCGCAAGGCACTCGAACTGGTCGGCACCCACCACGGCGTCTCCCACACGATGGCGACATTGCCGCAGGAGGAACCGGCGGTTTACGACATGCTGTGCGAAGGGGATTCGCTCGGCGTGTTCCAGGTGGAAAGCCGGGCGCAGATGAACATGCTGCCGCGTTTGCGTCCGCGCGAATTCTATGACCTCGTGGTGCAGGTGGCGATCGTGCGGCCGGGGCCGATCCAGGGCGACATGGTCCATCCTTATCTCAAGGCGCGGCGGGAACACCGGCAAGGACGGACCGATTTCAATCTGCCGAGCCCATCGCCGGATCACGGCCCGGCCGACGAGCTTTCCTCGATCCTTGGCCGGACATACGGCGTCCCCATCTTCCAGGAACAGGCGATGAAGATCGCCATCGACGCCGCCAAGTTCTCGAATGCCGATGCCAATCGCCTGCGCAAGGCGATGGCGACGTTCCGGTCGCGCGGCATGGTGAACGAACACCAGGACATGATGGTCGGCCGCATGATCGCGCGCGGTTACGATCCCGAATTCGCGCACAATTGCTTCAACCAGATCAAGGGCTTCGGCGAATACGGATTCCCCGAAAGCCACGCCGCCAGTTTCGCGCACCTGGTCTATGTGTCGAGCTGGCTCAAATGCCATTACCCGGCGGCATTCGCGGCGGCCTTGCTCAATTCCCAGCCGATGGGCTTCTATGCGCCTGCGCAGATCGTGCGCGATGCCGAAGAACACGGCGTCGTGGTGCTGCCGATCGACGTCAATCATTCGGAATGGGATTGCACCTTGGAACCGGTGCCACACGCGTGCCCATCGCGTCCGCGCCCTCGCAAGAACGGGGAAAGATGGCGTCATGACGGCGGTTGGGGCCTGCGTCTCGGCTTGCGCCAGATCGACGGACTGCCCGAATTCGTCGCCGCCCGACTGGTCGCGGCGCGGGAAGCCGAAGGTCAGTTCCGCGATGTGCGGGACGTGCGCGATCGGGCCGGTATCGCTGCGGCCCATGTCGAAAGACTGGCCGCTGCCGATTGTTTCGGCTCGCTCGATCTGCCGCGGCGCCAGGCCTTGTGGAACGCGCGTACCCTGGTGGGCGCGGGGGATCTGCCCCTGTTCGCCGCCGCGCGCGAACGCGAGGAAGGGGCCGAGCGCAAGGCAACACGGCTGCCCGCGATGACGCTGGCCGAGGAAGTCGTCGCCGACTACCAGACTCACCGGCTGAGCCTGAAGGCGCATCCGCTGAGCTTCCTGCGCCCGTCGCTCACCGCCCGCGGGTTCGTCCGTGCCGATGACCTGCGGGACCGCAAGTTCCGTTCGATGGTGAATGTCGCGGGCGTGGTGCTGATTCGCCAGCGGCCGGGCAGCGCCAAGGGCGTGTGCTTCATCACGCTGGAGGACGAGACCGGGGTAATCAATCTCGTGGTCTGGCCCGACATGATGGAAAAATACCGCAAGGTCATCATGGGGGCCCGGCTGATGGAGGTGCGCGGCAGGGTGGAGTACGATGACGAGGTAATCCACGTCATCGTGCACCACCTGACCGACGCCACGCACGCGCTTCATTGCCTGAGCGACGAACTGATCAAGACGCCGATCGCGCGCGCGGACCACTGCAACAATCCGCTGCCCGCCAGGATCAGTCCTGCAGGCGAAGGGCGCGATGGCGCCGTGCCGACAGTCCCGCCGTGCGAACCGCCATCCCCCGGCAATCGCGATTGCGGCTTTACCGGCGGGCACCCACGCGATGCGCGGATCGTGCCGAAACTGTTGCCGCTGCCGCCCTCGCGCGATTTTCATTGA
- a CDS encoding putative DNA modification/repair radical SAM protein, giving the protein MGPLSTIEKLAILADAAKYDASCASSGTTRRNSTGGKGIGSTEGMGICHAYAPDGRCISLLKILLTNHCIFDCHYCINRKSSNVRRARFSPQEVVDLTLSFYRRNYIEGLFLSSGIVKSSNHTMEQMVEVARILREEHDFRGYIHLKTIPEADPELVHQAGLYADRVSINVELPTDAGLVRLAPDKDARQIAGAMGKVKSDIVETRDARKRFRHAPRFAPAGQSTQMIVGADAATDADIVSKASRLYDSFRLRRVYYSAFSPIPDASAVLPLKRPPLVREHRLYQSDWLMRFYGYQPAEVMQATEADGNLPLDIDPKLAWALKFRERFPVDVNRAGKEALLRVPGLGVRAVERILASRRHRTMRLDDVARLTVSIAKVRPFIVTADWRPVMLTDRADLRALLAPKTEQLELFAA; this is encoded by the coding sequence ATGGGTCCGTTAAGCACGATAGAGAAGCTCGCCATCCTGGCCGACGCAGCGAAGTACGATGCGTCGTGCGCTTCGTCCGGCACCACCAGGCGCAATTCCACTGGGGGGAAGGGGATCGGCTCGACCGAAGGCATGGGCATCTGCCACGCCTATGCGCCCGATGGCCGCTGCATCTCGCTGCTCAAGATTCTGCTGACCAATCACTGCATCTTCGACTGCCACTATTGCATCAACCGCAAGAGCTCGAACGTGCGCCGGGCGCGGTTCAGCCCGCAGGAGGTCGTGGACCTCACGCTCAGCTTCTACCGGCGCAATTATATCGAAGGGCTGTTCCTGTCCTCAGGCATCGTGAAATCGTCGAACCATACGATGGAACAGATGGTCGAAGTGGCGCGGATCCTGCGCGAAGAACACGATTTTCGCGGCTACATCCACCTGAAGACCATTCCGGAGGCGGACCCCGAGCTGGTGCATCAGGCGGGGCTCTACGCCGACCGGGTGTCGATCAACGTGGAATTGCCGACCGATGCCGGTCTCGTCCGGCTCGCGCCCGACAAGGATGCGCGCCAGATCGCAGGCGCCATGGGCAAGGTGAAAAGCGATATCGTCGAAACCCGCGACGCGCGAAAACGGTTCAGGCACGCGCCGCGCTTCGCCCCCGCGGGACAATCCACCCAGATGATCGTAGGTGCCGATGCGGCAACCGATGCGGATATCGTGAGCAAGGCGAGCCGGCTGTACGACAGCTTCCGCCTGCGCCGGGTCTATTACAGCGCGTTTTCGCCCATTCCCGATGCCAGCGCGGTGCTGCCGCTGAAGCGCCCGCCGCTGGTCCGCGAGCATCGCCTGTATCAGTCGGACTGGTTGATGCGGTTCTACGGCTATCAGCCGGCGGAAGTCATGCAGGCGACCGAAGCGGACGGCAACCTGCCGCTCGACATCGACCCCAAGCTCGCCTGGGCGCTGAAGTTTCGCGAACGCTTTCCCGTGGACGTGAACCGTGCCGGGAAGGAGGCGCTGCTGCGCGTGCCGGGCCTGGGCGTGCGGGCGGTCGAACGGATTCTCGCCAGCCGCCGCCACCGGACGATGCGGCTGGATGACGTAGCGCGGCTCACCGTCTCGATTGCCAAGGTACGGCCGTTCATCGTCACCGCCGACTGGCGGCCGGTCATGCTCACCGACCGCGCCGATCTTCGCGCGCTGCTGGCGCCGAAGACCGAGCAGCTTGAGCTGTTCGCGGCATGA
- a CDS encoding PilZ domain-containing protein yields MEPLRVYEPDDFFERRASRRVEVTCEAVLETMTSRASGSLWDISESGARLAVIDPPQAGSTALLRWAGREAVCTVIWSENGQCGVSFARALDPAVVVETASVNRVIEMPIAHVGNIAQGRKRSAFRASFQTVADVAAE; encoded by the coding sequence ATGGAACCGCTGCGCGTCTACGAGCCCGATGACTTTTTCGAGCGCCGGGCGTCACGCCGCGTGGAAGTGACGTGCGAGGCGGTGCTGGAGACGATGACGTCGCGCGCGTCGGGCAGTTTGTGGGACATTTCGGAAAGCGGCGCCCGGCTGGCAGTGATCGATCCGCCCCAGGCCGGTTCCACCGCCTTGCTGCGCTGGGCCGGCCGGGAAGCCGTATGCACCGTGATCTGGTCGGAAAACGGCCAGTGCGGCGTATCCTTCGCGCGTGCGCTCGACCCGGCGGTGGTGGTGGAGACGGCCAGCGTCAACCGGGTGATCGAAATGCCGATCGCGCATGTCGGCAATATCGCGCAGGGCCGCAAGCGGTCAGCCTTCCGGGCATCGTTTCAGACCGTGGCGGACGTGGCGGCGGAGTAG
- a CDS encoding UdgX family uracil-DNA binding protein (This protein belongs to the uracil DNA glycosylase superfamily, members of which act in excision repair of DNA. However, it belongs more specifically to UdgX branch, whose founding member was found to bind uracil in DNA (where it does not belong), without cleaving it, appears to promote DNA repair by a pathway involving RecA, rather than base excision.), whose amino-acid sequence MSAPFRDMRLPGAFGVTLPEPDDFEFWRDQARALVQRDVPPDRVAWIEPGGAGDLFAGGRRRLPSPGADAPPVRASRAFVQLAKTAICHSDPERFALLYRLLWRMQGSPRLLEDGADPEVRRLDEMARAVRRDIHKMRAFVRFRLVEGGDGGAGEHYVAWFEPEHHILRANAGFFVRRFANMTWSILTPRGSLHWDRAVLEEGPPAQRSDAPAGDPTEELWRRYYASIFNPARLKVGAMLKEMPRKYWKNMPEAALIPELVAGAQSRESQMVAAGTLEMGERPTSLSAIDKAIHACRMCPIGLLDNRAVMGEGPRDAALMIVGEQPGDQEDLAGRPFVGPAGQLLDRHLERAGIDRRSAYVTNAVKHFKFVQRGKRRLHQTPTAKEVDICRWWLEGERELVQPRLVLAMGASAARGMLGKTVSISKVRGAPHPLEDGSELWVTAHPSYLLRLDGPAREEQSRLFDADLAAVKERLEELT is encoded by the coding sequence ATGAGCGCGCCCTTTCGCGACATGCGCCTGCCCGGCGCGTTCGGCGTCACGTTGCCCGAGCCCGATGACTTCGAGTTCTGGCGCGACCAGGCGCGCGCGCTGGTCCAGCGCGACGTGCCGCCCGACCGGGTTGCGTGGATCGAGCCGGGCGGCGCGGGGGACTTGTTCGCAGGCGGACGGCGCCGCCTTCCGAGTCCGGGCGCCGATGCCCCGCCGGTGCGCGCCAGCCGCGCGTTCGTCCAGTTGGCGAAGACGGCGATCTGCCATTCCGATCCCGAACGCTTTGCCCTGCTCTATCGTCTGTTGTGGCGAATGCAGGGCAGTCCGCGCCTGTTGGAAGACGGCGCCGATCCCGAAGTGCGCCGCCTGGACGAAATGGCGCGCGCGGTGCGCCGCGACATCCACAAGATGCGCGCCTTCGTCCGCTTCCGCCTGGTCGAAGGCGGGGATGGGGGCGCGGGCGAACATTACGTCGCCTGGTTCGAACCCGAACATCACATCCTGCGCGCCAACGCGGGGTTCTTCGTCCGCCGCTTCGCCAACATGACGTGGTCGATCCTCACCCCCAGGGGGTCGCTCCATTGGGATCGCGCCGTGCTGGAAGAAGGGCCGCCTGCGCAGCGTTCCGATGCGCCCGCGGGCGATCCCACGGAGGAGCTGTGGCGCAGATATTATGCATCGATCTTCAATCCCGCGCGTTTGAAGGTCGGGGCGATGCTGAAGGAAATGCCCCGCAAATATTGGAAGAACATGCCCGAAGCGGCGCTCATTCCCGAGCTTGTCGCAGGGGCGCAATCGCGGGAGTCGCAGATGGTCGCCGCCGGCACGCTGGAGATGGGTGAACGGCCCACGTCGCTCTCCGCGATCGACAAGGCGATCCACGCCTGCCGGATGTGCCCGATCGGTCTGCTCGACAACCGGGCGGTGATGGGTGAAGGTCCGCGCGATGCGGCCCTGATGATCGTGGGCGAACAGCCAGGCGACCAGGAAGATCTCGCTGGCCGCCCGTTCGTGGGCCCGGCAGGGCAGCTGCTCGACCGGCACCTCGAACGCGCCGGGATCGACCGGCGCAGCGCCTACGTCACCAACGCGGTCAAGCATTTCAAGTTCGTCCAGCGCGGCAAGCGGCGGCTGCACCAGACACCCACCGCCAAGGAAGTCGACATCTGCCGCTGGTGGCTCGAGGGGGAGCGCGAACTCGTCCAGCCCAGGCTGGTCCTCGCGATGGGGGCGAGCGCCGCGCGCGGCATGCTCGGCAAGACGGTGAGCATCTCGAAAGTGCGCGGGGCGCCGCATCCGCTGGAGGATGGGAGCGAACTGTGGGTCACCGCGCACCCGTCCTACCTGCTACGGCTCGATGGCCCGGCGCGCGAGGAACAATCGCGCCTGTTCGACGCCGATCTCGCCGCGGTGAAGGAACGGCTGGAGGAACTGACGTGA
- a CDS encoding alpha/beta fold hydrolase has protein sequence MPFATTRDGTRLRWKELGQGRPVMLIHGWPLSADSWDPIMIALADSGYRAVAYDRRGFGHSDHAPTGYDYDTFADDLADVMADAGVEVDAALVGFSMGGGEVARYLSRHGGRGVSQAVLIASVVPYMLKTDDNPDGVPQSTFDQMTAGMKKDFRHFFTGFFEDFYGDGVLVNKVSQEEKDWAWRTAMHASQYATLKAAEAFATTDFRPDLASFTMPTLVIHGTKDVTVPIDATARAVAKAVPGATLVEYGGEPHAVFATQTERLAKDLVAFLDQGGRSGGAA, from the coding sequence ATGCCATTTGCCACCACCCGGGACGGAACCAGGTTACGCTGGAAGGAACTCGGCCAAGGCCGTCCGGTGATGCTCATTCACGGCTGGCCGCTTTCCGCCGACAGCTGGGACCCGATCATGATCGCGCTGGCGGACAGCGGCTATCGCGCGGTCGCGTATGACCGGCGCGGGTTCGGGCATTCGGATCATGCGCCCACGGGCTATGATTACGACACCTTCGCCGACGATCTGGCTGACGTCATGGCGGACGCCGGCGTGGAAGTCGATGCGGCCCTTGTCGGCTTTTCGATGGGAGGCGGCGAAGTCGCCCGCTACCTAAGCCGGCATGGCGGCCGCGGCGTGAGCCAGGCAGTGCTGATCGCATCGGTCGTGCCCTACATGCTCAAGACCGACGATAATCCCGATGGCGTGCCGCAATCGACCTTCGACCAGATGACTGCCGGGATGAAGAAGGATTTCCGCCACTTCTTCACCGGCTTCTTCGAGGATTTCTACGGCGACGGGGTGCTGGTGAACAAGGTGAGCCAGGAAGAGAAAGACTGGGCGTGGAGGACCGCCATGCACGCCAGCCAGTACGCCACCCTGAAAGCCGCCGAAGCGTTCGCCACGACCGATTTCCGGCCCGATCTCGCCAGCTTCACGATGCCCACGCTGGTGATCCACGGGACCAAGGACGTCACCGTGCCGATCGATGCCACCGCGCGCGCGGTCGCAAAAGCCGTGCCGGGTGCCACGCTGGTGGAATACGGTGGGGAGCCGCACGCCGTGTTCGCCACGCAGACCGAGCGGCTGGCGAAAGACCTGGTCGCATTCCTCGACCAGGGCGGTCGCAGCGGCGGGGCCGCCTGA
- the phoB gene encoding phosphate regulon transcriptional regulator PhoB, which translates to MTAAKLLLVEDDPALAELLEYRFANEGYAVRATSDGDEALLLASEDTPDLVILDWMIEGTSGIEVCRRLRRDKATAHVPIIMLTARETEDDKIRGLETGADDYLTKPFSPRELLARVAAVLRRIRPALAGESISVGDIALDPVAHRVTRRGQALHVGPTEYRLLRFLMESPGRVFSRSQLLDAVWGSESEIELRTVDVHIRRLRQAIAVEGAKDPVRTVRSAGYSLEA; encoded by the coding sequence ATGACCGCCGCCAAGCTCCTCCTGGTCGAAGACGACCCCGCTCTCGCTGAACTGCTGGAATACCGCTTCGCCAACGAAGGGTACGCGGTGCGTGCCACGTCCGATGGGGACGAGGCCCTCCTGCTCGCGTCGGAGGATACGCCCGATCTCGTCATCCTCGACTGGATGATCGAGGGCACCAGTGGCATCGAGGTCTGCCGCCGCCTGCGGCGCGACAAGGCGACGGCACACGTGCCGATCATCATGCTCACCGCGCGCGAAACGGAAGACGACAAGATTCGCGGGCTCGAAACGGGGGCCGATGATTACCTGACCAAACCGTTCTCACCCCGCGAGCTGCTTGCCAGGGTCGCAGCGGTGCTGCGGCGCATCCGCCCGGCTCTGGCCGGGGAATCGATCTCGGTGGGCGATATCGCGCTCGACCCGGTCGCCCACCGCGTCACACGCCGCGGACAGGCCCTGCACGTGGGCCCCACCGAGTACCGCCTGCTCCGCTTCCTGATGGAAAGCCCGGGCCGGGTGTTCAGCCGCAGCCAGTTGCTCGACGCCGTATGGGGGTCAGAAAGCGAGATCGAGCTGCGCACGGTCGACGTGCACATTCGCCGGCTTCGTCAGGCGATCGCCGTGGAAGGCGCGAAAGACCCCGTGCGGACGGTGCGCAGCGCCGGATATTCCCTCGAAGCCTGA
- a CDS encoding DUF6504 family protein yields MQARPRRILSVWLPRLAIDRWRLGNGLAPGEGADAAPLALIAETAHGPRIDAVNAAGLAAGARSGMMLADARALYPAIQVAPSDPPGDHAFLEKLAVWSLCWGPWSAMDAPDGLLIDMTAVAHLFSGEAELLADARARFAARGLAARFAIAPTAGAAWALSHYGPDGTILSPADDIAACLAELPVASLRLDDAVVAVLRRLGLKRIGDLTGRFGERHGRDALHRRFRARSAVANPLVRMDQLLGKVSEPLLPVVPASMPLVQRRLMEPIRHRELLDSVMADLADDMARELERLGQGARRLELGMWQVDGEVTVRNLELAAATRDAGHIVRLFAARLDDVDAGFGIECVRLRASWAEPLASAQADIEAAAEDSGTSLAALVDRLTVRLGPQAVRRPVLHPSHIPERAQRWQPPLEPEPPQQGELAFHARPLKMLDKAESIAVLYATPDGYPQRFRWRGQVHDVVRVEGPERIAPEWWREKGTARLRDYYRIEDAQGRRYWIYRLGILGDGRGGVPDWFLQGLCA; encoded by the coding sequence GTGCAGGCACGGCCTCGCCGCATCCTGTCGGTATGGCTGCCGCGGCTGGCGATCGATCGCTGGCGGCTTGGTAACGGGCTGGCGCCGGGCGAAGGCGCCGACGCCGCGCCACTGGCGCTGATCGCTGAAACCGCACACGGACCGCGCATCGATGCGGTCAACGCCGCCGGTCTTGCCGCCGGCGCGCGAAGCGGCATGATGCTGGCCGATGCGCGGGCGTTGTATCCGGCGATCCAGGTGGCACCCAGCGATCCACCGGGCGACCATGCTTTCCTGGAGAAGCTGGCCGTATGGTCGCTATGCTGGGGTCCATGGTCGGCGATGGATGCGCCCGACGGCCTGCTGATCGACATGACCGCGGTCGCGCACCTGTTCAGCGGGGAGGCGGAACTGCTCGCCGATGCCCGCGCGCGCTTTGCCGCCCGGGGCCTTGCCGCCCGCTTCGCCATCGCGCCGACCGCCGGCGCGGCCTGGGCGTTGTCGCATTATGGCCCCGACGGCACGATCCTGTCTCCGGCAGACGACATCGCCGCCTGCCTGGCGGAATTGCCTGTCGCATCGTTGCGCCTGGATGACGCGGTCGTGGCAGTGCTGCGCCGCCTGGGGTTGAAGCGTATCGGTGATCTGACCGGCCGGTTCGGCGAACGCCACGGACGCGATGCGCTTCACCGCCGGTTTCGCGCCAGGTCGGCGGTTGCCAATCCGCTCGTCCGGATGGACCAGCTGCTCGGCAAAGTGTCTGAACCGTTGCTACCGGTCGTCCCCGCTAGCATGCCGCTGGTCCAGCGCCGGTTGATGGAACCGATCCGCCACCGCGAACTGCTCGATAGCGTGATGGCCGACCTCGCCGATGACATGGCCCGCGAACTAGAAAGGCTGGGGCAGGGTGCCCGCCGGCTCGAACTCGGCATGTGGCAGGTGGATGGCGAGGTGACTGTCCGGAACCTGGAACTGGCCGCCGCCACGCGCGATGCGGGGCATATCGTGCGTCTGTTCGCCGCCCGGCTCGACGATGTGGACGCCGGCTTCGGCATCGAATGCGTGCGGCTGCGGGCAAGCTGGGCCGAACCGCTGGCCTCGGCGCAAGCGGATATCGAAGCCGCGGCGGAGGATTCTGGCACCTCGCTGGCGGCGCTGGTCGATCGGCTGACGGTGCGCCTGGGGCCGCAGGCCGTGCGCCGTCCCGTGCTCCACCCCAGCCACATTCCCGAACGCGCCCAGCGCTGGCAGCCGCCGCTGGAACCCGAACCGCCGCAGCAGGGCGAACTGGCGTTCCATGCCCGCCCGCTCAAGATGCTCGACAAGGCGGAATCGATCGCGGTGCTCTACGCGACGCCCGACGGCTACCCGCAACGTTTCCGCTGGCGGGGACAGGTGCACGACGTGGTGCGGGTGGAAGGGCCGGAACGGATCGCGCCGGAGTGGTGGCGCGAGAAGGGCACTGCCCGGCTGCGCGATTATTATCGCATCGAAGACGCGCAGGGCCGGCGGTACTGGATCTATCGGCTCGGGATCCTGGGCGATGGGCGCGGCGGGGTGCCGGACTGGTTCCTGCAAGGCCTGTGCGCCTGA